One Streptomyces sp. B21-105 genomic region harbors:
- a CDS encoding DinB family protein yields MSDSPTPTPSLTGERADLLAALTKSRHFLRFTTRDLTDEQVGQRTTVSELCLGGLVKHVTAVERNWVGFILEGPSAMPDFTKMTKDDWAARAAEFRMLPGETLTGVLKEYAEAAYRTDELLATLPDLDAEQPLPPAPWFEPGARQTARRVLLHIVAETAQHAGHADIIREAIDGAKSMG; encoded by the coding sequence ATGAGCGACTCCCCCACCCCCACCCCGTCCCTCACCGGCGAGCGCGCCGATCTGCTGGCGGCACTGACCAAGAGCCGTCACTTCCTGCGCTTCACCACGCGTGACCTCACCGACGAGCAGGTCGGACAGCGGACCACGGTGAGCGAGCTGTGTCTCGGGGGCCTGGTCAAGCACGTCACCGCCGTCGAGCGGAACTGGGTCGGCTTCATCCTCGAAGGCCCGTCGGCGATGCCCGACTTCACGAAGATGACGAAGGACGACTGGGCCGCGCGAGCCGCCGAGTTCCGGATGCTGCCGGGCGAGACGCTGACCGGCGTGCTGAAGGAGTACGCCGAGGCGGCCTACCGCACGGACGAACTGCTCGCCACGCTGCCCGACCTGGACGCGGAGCAGCCGCTGCCGCCGGCCCCCTGGTTCGAGCCGGGCGCGCGACAGACGGCCCGCCGGGTCCTGCTGCACATCGTCGCCGAGACCGCCCAGCACGCCGGGCACGCGGACATCATCCGCGAGGCCATCGACGGGGCGAAGAGCATGGGCTGA